In Chryseobacterium gleum, a single genomic region encodes these proteins:
- a CDS encoding NAD(P)-dependent oxidoreductase — protein MIIGNGLIANSLKNIDSEENLFFASGVSNSLETRSSEFEREFALLDKCIESNSNHKLIYFSTLSIHDQSKQNSLYVLHKKEIENYIKNKCSNYLILRIGNIVGSGGNPNTLFNFLKNQIKNSNQFTVHTKARRLLLDIEDISKFLESHCLHLPNKVINFSFPYNFDLKEIIGAIEKETLQKAFYSEVNEGDFYKVDFDEEVHAFFSGISPENYLEMLTRKYI, from the coding sequence ATGATCATAGGAAACGGACTTATTGCCAATTCATTAAAAAATATAGACTCCGAGGAAAATCTTTTTTTTGCCTCCGGTGTTTCAAATTCTCTGGAAACGAGAAGTTCAGAGTTTGAAAGAGAATTTGCTCTTTTGGATAAATGTATTGAGAGTAATAGTAATCACAAATTAATTTATTTTTCTACTCTAAGCATTCATGATCAATCAAAACAAAACAGCCTTTACGTTTTACATAAAAAGGAAATTGAAAATTACATCAAAAATAAGTGTAGCAACTACCTCATTCTCAGAATCGGGAATATTGTAGGAAGTGGAGGAAATCCTAATACTTTATTCAATTTTCTTAAAAATCAGATTAAAAATTCAAACCAGTTTACAGTTCATACAAAGGCAAGAAGGCTATTGCTGGATATAGAAGATATTTCTAAGTTTTTAGAGTCTCACTGCCTGCATCTTCCTAATAAGGTTATTAACTTTTCTTTCCCCTATAATTTTGATTTAAAAGAAATTATTGGCGCCATTGAAAAAGAAACCCTTCAAAAAGCCTTCTATTCAGAAGTTAATGAAGGGGACTTCTATAAAGTAGATTTTGATGAAGAAGTTCACGCCTTCTTCTCAGGTATAAGTCCTGAAAATTACCTGGAAATGTTAACCCGAAAGTATATTTAA